In Candidatus Omnitrophota bacterium, the DNA window ACGTCGGGAAGACAGGCGGAGGCATAGAGACTTTGCCAAATACCACCACTTTATATGGTAAATCCGCATTGATGCCGCACGATGTAGTCTATTTAATGGCCTATAGCGCGGTTAATACACAGAGGGGCGAGTCCTGTAAACTGATTGAAGAAAACGCGCAGATTCGACGGGAAATAGAGGCGGCATTGCGCGGCAGGCCGCTTAGTGAATTTGGTATCGCAAGTTTTCAAACTATGAATGAGCGTCAGGCGCGGGAACTGCTTCTTTGGCTGGAGCGTACTAAGGGAAGCAAGCTATCCGTGTCAGGCGTTATTACACCGCAATCAACTGAAGCGGTGGCGAGCCATAACCTGAAAACTCAAATTTCCGAAGATCTGCCCGCACGCGCCGAAAAGCTTAAGTTTAATCTTATCAAAATATTAACCAGTCATCCCGACCAAATCTTCTTTATGGGTATCGAAACTAGTCCGGATGATCATCAGGAAACTCAAACGATGATGCCTCTATGCTTAGCGGTTGATGAAATTCAGAATTTGAAAGATAGCAAAGGGAATCCCCTTTTTCCAAACCTCATTATGAAAAGAGAAGGCGCCACAAAACTTGCGGAAATGGTAAAAAATCTGAATAAAAATGGAGACGAAGAAGGCAGGAAATTAAATCTAAGCAATGCATTCATAGGCGCCAGGGAAGACAGTGTAGATAATACTACGGTATATGATGCGATAAAAGGAGAAGGTAAGGCGTGGATATCCGCTATCAATGATTCAGTGCCAGGTGATTATCTGCCCGTATTTGAAGCAATAACCCTGAATATGATGGCCTATCTAAATGCCGATACAGATGCTATCAAGCATTTCTATGACACGATAGCGGATAAGCCTATTGATCCGGATGAATTGAAAAAGATGATAAGGGACAGAATAATATATATTGTGCCTAAAGCTGCCAAATTTGATGCAGAGCAGCTTAGGGAACTATATGAACTGGCCCGAGAGGCTTACGCAGCGGCCTAATGTATGAAGATTATTGTTTTCTATCGCTGATATCCCGAATGACGGCGATTATGCGATGGTTCCCATGTATGATCGCGCGTTTCAGGCCTATGTCGACCCAGAAACATCTTCCGGCTTTATCCTTGAGCTTCCATTCGAATGTTTGCGGTTCATCCTGCGATGCCTTCCTGAAAAATTCGGAAAACTTTTCTCTGGTGTAACCCTCCTCGTCACACAATAGCTTTTCAATGCCCATTCCTTTCATCTCTTCAGATGTAGAGAGGAGCATCTCGCTTCCACGCTTGTTTATTTCAACTATGTTGAGATTATCGCCGTCATGTATTATTATCGCATCGTTTACGGAGTTGAATATGGTGCGGTAGATCGACTCTGAGTTTATCAGTGCTTCCTCAGCTTTCTTTCTCTCGGTAATGTCCCTTTCGATATGGACATACTGAAACACCTCGCCGCTTTTATTCTTAATGGGATAGGCCGTAACTTCCACAAACCTTCTATTATTTTGCCGGTCAAAATGAGTATGGGTAACAGCTGTAGATTTTCCTGTTCGCAGGACTTCCCTGATCGGGCATATATCATTTGGCGGCACGCATGGGCTATTTCTTTTATGTGTGATCTCATGGCAATGTTTGCCGATTATCTCCTCAGACAGACAGCCCGCTTTCTTCAGCATAGCTTTGTTTGCCCATATGATCTTAAAATCTTTGGAGATCAGCAGGATTCCGTCTGTTATGCCGTTAACGATAGTTTCGAGGGTTTGTTTAGTCTCGGCCAGCTCGGCCTTTGCCGTTTCATAACTGCGCTTTACGGCTTCCAGCGCTATATTCTTCAGCCGCAAATCTTCTTCATTAATTGCGGCGGGCGGTTTCTCTTTTCGATTATTTTTCATGATTCCCTTTTCCTCTCCTGAAAACAGCATTATCGCAAAAAAGCCATTTAACATCAAGCGGTTTATTTAGAGTTGTAAGTCTATAACTCGAGGCGTATAATTTAAGTAAAGAGGAGGATGATATGAGCATAAAGAAAAAGATACTGGTAATAGAAGACGATAAGGATATAAGCCGAACGATCAAGTTGTATCTGGAAGGGGAGGGATTTGAAGTTATCACGGTGTCAGACGGCAAGGAAGGACTGCAAAAAGCCAAAGCTGCCGGAGAAGATATCCTTATTCTCGATCTGATGCTGCCGGGCATGCCGGGGGAGGAGATATGCAGGGAGCTGAGGAAAGAAGAAAAATACGCGGCGCTGCCTATTATCATGTTAACAGCAAAGGGCACGGATGCCGAATGGGTAAGGGGCATGGTGCTGGGGGCGAACTATTACATAACAAAGCCTTTCGAGATGGATGATCTTCTCTCAACTATACAGTTACTGCTCAAGCATTAATATTTGGGACCGCTATTTATGAATATCCTTTCGTTAATGAGGGATTTTTTTAGAAGTCAGTATGACTATGTATATTTTTTCTATGGATTAGCCTTCTTTATCCTGGCTATCGTATGTTTTAGCCTGAGGAAGGGCAGATCCAGCAGGATATCATGGTTTATATTAGGCTTATTCAGCCTCATCCGCTGCCTTTATATATGGGTGGACATGGCTGCAATCTTTCATGCGGATATACCTCAGTTTTCTGTGATACGTTCGACTATGTTCACGGTCTCATATATCTTTCTTTTTGAATTTGCGAGGTCGAGCCTGTTTGGGCCCAAAGGAAGATGGAAGGCTATAATAATTTATGGAGCAGTTCTGGCGGCAGTTTCCTATAACCAAAAATATGACGAGGCCTGGCTCAACGCCGGAATACGATATTTTATAGGGCTCCCCGCGGGCCTTTTTGCTTCTGGCGCCGTGATCTTCGCATCCCGTTCAGAAAAAAGCGGCAGGGGCTCTCTCTTATTCCTGGGCATAATGATGGCGCTATATGCGGTGACCTCGGGGCTGGTTGTGCCGAAAACGAATCTTTGGATGGCGGATTTTTTGAACATTGAATCTTTCTACAATTTCATCGGTATTCCGGTCCAGGTTATCCGCGGGCTATTAATATTATTTTCGGCAACAGCCGTTTGGGTCTATTCGCAGGCTTCGCCTAGCCATGGACCGCAGCAGATAGGGCATAAAATTCATTTTAAGCCCTCCAAGTGGGTGACCGCGCTTACTATGCTTACACTCATATCTCTCGGCTGGGCCTTTACTAATTACATGGACTACTACGCAGGTGTCCAGATCATAAGAAACAGTAAGGTAGATCAGAATTCGCCGCTAAATCGGCTGAACAGGGAGCTGTCAAGGCTTGAAACAGCCGTCTCATCCATAAGCACGACATCGCGTATCATATATGCCCTTACGTTACCTGCACCGCGATATATAGAAAGGACGAATCGTTTACTGGAAGAACAAAGGAAAGCTTATTCGGCGCTCGATTGTTTTATCATGGATAGATATGGCACTATTCTGGCTTCGGCTGCGGGCGGCTCCGAAAAGGCCGCTGTGGGCGAGGAGTATCGTGCTATGCCGTATTTCAAGGAAGCCATGGCCGGGAGGATAGGCTATTATTTTACCCGGGGCTCGGTTTATGATGAACGTATATACTACGTCAGCGCGCCCATCAGGCAGTCGAGAGACGATATTGCGGGCGCCGTGGTTATTAAAAAGAGTATAATCGTCAAACCTATATTGCAATACCGCCTTATCAGCATAATCATAACGTTTTTTGTGTGTATGCTGGCTATCGTCTTCTTTTTTGTTTTAAAGAGAAGAGAGCGGTTCATTGCCTTCGCCGAAGAGGCGAATAAAAAATTGCAGGCTCTGGACACAATGAAGAATGATTTCATCGCTATCGTCTCGCACGATCTGAGGACGCCGCTTACTGCCATCAAGAATTCCGTTACGCTACTGTCTAAGGGCTGGCCGGATAAGAGAGTTGTGGATCCTAAACAAAAAGAATTACTGGATATAATAATGAGCAATACGAACCGCCAGATACGGATGATCAGCGATCTCCTGGACATATCCAAAATAGAGGCGGGTGTAATGAGCGTCCATGCAGAATCGATGGACATTACGGTCTTATCGACTGATATGATAAATTCTCTTAAATCACAGGCGGACGAAAAGAAGATAACCCTGAAGATGGCGCCTGATTGTAAGCCTATTGAAGCGCATGCGGATCCCGAACATACCAGGCGCGTTCTTTCGAATCTTTTAAATAACGCGATAAAATTTACGCCTGAGGGAGGCAGTATAGAATTGAAATTGAACAGCCGGCCTGATGATGTCATTGTAATTATATCCGATACAGGGGTCGGCATACCGGCCGACGATATAAATAAACTATTTAATAAATTTTACAGATCATCTTCGGTATCTCATCATAAAGAAGGCAGCGGCTTAGGGCTCGCCATATCTAAGGGCCTTATAGAGGCCCAGGGCGGCAGGATCTGGGTCGAATCTAAAGTCGGCGCGGGCAGTTCATTCTATTTTACACTTCCTCTTGCGAGAGGTATAATTAGGCGGGAAGGAGAATTTGATGACTATAATAAAAGAGTTTAGAGAGTTTGTAGTTAAGGGTAATGCCGTAGACATGGCGGTAGGTATAGTTATAGGCGCTTCATTCGGTAAAATAGTCACTTCACTGGTAAACGATGTCATAATGCCGCCTATAGGATTATTGCTGGGCGGGGTAGATTTCAAGAATTTAAAAATAATCCTTAAATCGGCAACCGCTGAAGTTCCGGCGGTCAGTCTTAATTACGGATTATTTATAAATACACTGCTCGATTTTTTAATAATAGCGTTCTGCGTATTCTTGATGGTAAAGGTTGTTAATCATTTAAGAAGGGATTAAGAGAACGGTCATATGGGCAATATAAAGATTTACAGGCGCCTGGCAAAAAGCCTGGCGCAGCTCGTATCCTTGACAAAAATGTATAACGCCCGGCATCCTATA includes these proteins:
- a CDS encoding ATP-binding protein is translated as MAAIFHADIPQFSVIRSTMFTVSYIFLFEFARSSLFGPKGRWKAIIIYGAVLAAVSYNQKYDEAWLNAGIRYFIGLPAGLFASGAVIFASRSEKSGRGSLLFLGIMMALYAVTSGLVVPKTNLWMADFLNIESFYNFIGIPVQVIRGLLILFSATAVWVYSQASPSHGPQQIGHKIHFKPSKWVTALTMLTLISLGWAFTNYMDYYAGVQIIRNSKVDQNSPLNRLNRELSRLETAVSSISTTSRIIYALTLPAPRYIERTNRLLEEQRKAYSALDCFIMDRYGTILASAAGGSEKAAVGEEYRAMPYFKEAMAGRIGYYFTRGSVYDERIYYVSAPIRQSRDDIAGAVVIKKSIIVKPILQYRLISIIITFFVCMLAIVFFFVLKRRERFIAFAEEANKKLQALDTMKNDFIAIVSHDLRTPLTAIKNSVTLLSKGWPDKRVVDPKQKELLDIIMSNTNRQIRMISDLLDISKIEAGVMSVHAESMDITVLSTDMINSLKSQADEKKITLKMAPDCKPIEAHADPEHTRRVLSNLLNNAIKFTPEGGSIELKLNSRPDDVIVIISDTGVGIPADDINKLFNKFYRSSSVSHHKEGSGLGLAISKGLIEAQGGRIWVESKVGAGSSFYFTLPLARGIIRREGEFDDYNKRV
- a CDS encoding response regulator, with translation MSIKKKILVIEDDKDISRTIKLYLEGEGFEVITVSDGKEGLQKAKAAGEDILILDLMLPGMPGEEICRELRKEEKYAALPIIMLTAKGTDAEWVRGMVLGANYYITKPFEMDDLLSTIQLLLKH
- a CDS encoding PAS domain S-box protein produces the protein MKNNRKEKPPAAINEEDLRLKNIALEAVKRSYETAKAELAETKQTLETIVNGITDGILLISKDFKIIWANKAMLKKAGCLSEEIIGKHCHEITHKRNSPCVPPNDICPIREVLRTGKSTAVTHTHFDRQNNRRFVEVTAYPIKNKSGEVFQYVHIERDITERKKAEEALINSESIYRTIFNSVNDAIIIHDGDNLNIVEINKRGSEMLLSTSEEMKGMGIEKLLCDEEGYTREKFSEFFRKASQDEPQTFEWKLKDKAGRCFWVDIGLKRAIIHGNHRIIAVIRDISDRKQ